The genome window ATCCAGCACCTCCCGGACCATTTCCGGATCCAGGGCGGCTGTGACTTCGTCAAAAAGCAGGATTTCGGGATGCGTGCACAGGGCCCGCACAATGGCGACACGCTGCTTCTGTCCGCCGGAAAGCTGCCGGGGATAACTGTCAGCCTTTTCTTTCAGGCCGACCCGGTCCAGCAGTGCCAGCGCTTCCTCCCGGACTTCCGTCCGGGAACGTTTCTGCGCCTTCACCGGCGCGAGGAGGATGTTCTCCAGCACGGTCAGGTGAGGGAACAGTTCGTAATTCTGGAATACCATTCCGACTTTGCGGCGCATCTCCGGCAGGTTTTTGCTTCCCTGACGAATCAGCTCACCCCGGAGCCGGATTTCTCCGCCCTGGATATCCTCCAGGGCGTTAATACATCGCAGGAGTGTGCTTTTGCCGCATCCGCTGGAGCCGACGATGACGACAACTTCACCTTCACGGACCGCCAGAGAGAGATCCTCCAGGATCGTCTGATCATCAAACCGCTTCGTCAGATGCGAGATGCTCAGGACTGTTTCCGCCACGCGCTTACCTCCAGTGCTTTTCAAGTTTCTTTGCTGCCAGGCTCAGAGGCCGGCAGGCCAGGTAATACATTACGAAGATGGTCAGGTAGACACCGAACGCCGCGTTCGGGCTTGCCTTCCGGTTGGCCTCAATGATCTGCTGGGCAACCTTCAGGATCTCCACCACACCGATGAGGGTCACCAGGCTGGTGGTCTTGATCATCCGGGTAATCAGGTTAATGGATAATGGAATCAGCCGCCGTACGGCCTGGGGCAGGATGATCCAGCGGTAAACCTGGGCCGGTTTCAGCCCCAGCGCTTCCGCACTTTCCCGTTGAATGACTGGTATGCTGCTGACCGCGCCGCGGACCAGGTCACCCATTTCCGCCGTTCCCCAGAGGGCAAAGACGATGATGGCAGCCGCTTCTCCGGAAAGATTCCAGTTGAAGGCCCGGGTTGTTCCGAAATACATGAGGAACAGCAGGACCATCTGGGGCATGATATGGATAATGCCCAGCCAGACGCGCAGGATAACGGAAGAAACGGAATGTTTCCGGCTTGCGGCGATTCCCAGCAGGATGCCTGCGACCATGCTGATAGCAGCGGCGATCAGGCTGATGCGGAGAGCCACCCAGAGACCGCCCAGCAGCCGGACGAAGTTTTTTCCCTTGAAAAGGACCTCAAGTCCCAAATCCGGCATGCCGCAGCCTCCTTTCCAGGAAGATCCCCAGCAGCGAGAGCGGCAGGAGGATCAGCAGGTAGGCTCCGACCAGCAGAAACAGGCTTTCCGTTGTCCGGTAATAAAGCCCGATCTGGTCCTTGGCCGTGAACATAAGGTCCATCAGACTTACAGCGGAGAATACGCTGGTTTCCTTCATCAGGAAGATCACATTGGCCATGAAGGCGGGGACGCTGATGGCTGCTGCCTGGGGAAGGATCACATGGAGAAAGGCCTGCTTCCGGGTGAGTCCGAGGCTCAGGGCGCTCTCTTCCTGAATCTTCTCCACAGCTTCTATGCCGCTGCGGAAGGCTTCGGTCATGTATCCGCCGCCGAGAAAGGCGAGACCGGCAATACCACAGGCTTCCGGGTTGGTTTTGATCCCGATCTTCGGCAGACCGTAGTAGATGAAGAATAACTGCACAAGCAGGGGTGTGTTCCGGCTCAGTTCCACATAGGCGGCTGTGATCCTGCGAAGCACCGGAATCCGCCAGTGGAGTGCCGCGGCACACAGCAGACCCACAAGGGTGGCGAGCAGGATGCCCGCGGTACCTGTCCGCAGGGTGAGCCAGGCGGCTTTCCCGTAAAGCGGCAGAACCTTTTCAATGTACGCCCAATCCACTGCGCTGCTTCTTCCTTTCCTGCTGATGCGGCCGCCTTCAAAGAAAAGCCCGGCAGCCGTTTTGAAGCTCCCGGGCAGATATGACTTTATCCGATCCTGCGGCGGATCATTCAGAGCGCAGACACATACACGCTGACGCCCCAGCCATAATACATGCCCGGGAGATCAGCATTCGACAGGTGGTCCTCAGAATGATTTCCTTTTCGGTAAACATGCCTGCGCCTCCTTTCTGTTTCATACGCTTCTGTGTGAAAGCTTGAGGGCATATTATCACTATCAGCCTACTATGTCAATAGGTAAAAACAGGAAAACACAAAAAAGATCTCATGCTGGCATAATACCTGCTTTTTACAGGCAGAAAAGACAGGAGTTTCCCCCGGAAGCAATTCATGTATAATATACAGTAAGTGACGGAGTATATAAAGCAAGGAGATATTTGTATATGAAGAAGGTCCTGATCCTGTTGATGAGCCTGATGCTGGCCTGCGGATGCGCTTTCGCGGAGGATGCTGTTACCTCGGCAACGCTGGAAATTGACAAACTGTCGGAAGCGGAGGCGGAGGAGAACGGGATCCTGGTGGTCTGGTTCTCGCCGGATGATACGACGAAAGCCGCGGCTTATGCCATTGCGGCAGAATTGAAAGCCGATATGTTCGAGATTGCTGCGGAGGAACCCTATACCGCGGATGACCTGAATTATTTCGACAGCAAATCCCGCAGCATGACGGAACTGAAGGACAACAGTATCCGGCCGGCCATAGCTGCGCTTCCGGAAGACCTGTCCCGATATGATACGATCTGGCTGGGTTACCCGATCTGGAGCGGGCAGGCACCGAAGATCATGTATACATTCCTGGAAAGTGTGGACCTGTCCGGGAAAACGATCATTCCGTTCTGCACATCCAATTCCTCCGGGATCGGCAGCAGTGCCGTGAACCTGCAGAAGGCAGCAGGAGAAGACGTGAAGTGGGAAAAAGGCGGAAGAATAAAGAAAGGCAGCAACGCGGAGGACATCGCGCGCTGGGTGCGGGAAATCTGTACAACGGAAGCATCCGAATAATGAGTGCACAGGATGTCGGGACGGAAAATGCACCCGGCAGTATACTGTGAATGCAGCAAGGGGAGGTGAACGCAGTGGAAAGCTGGGTGGAAGGATTTCAACAGTCTATCGATTATATAGAAGGAAACCTGGCCAGTTCCCTGGAAATCGAGGACATTGCCCGGTTTGCCGCGCTTTCTCCGTTCTACTATCAACGGATGTTCAGCGCGCTCTGCGGGATGACGGTGGGGGAATATATCCGGGCACGCCGGATGACACTGGCGGCACAGGAGCTTTCGGGCACTGATGCAAAGGTCATCGATACGGCACTGAAATACGGATATGATTCCCCGGACAGTTTCGCGAAAGCCTTCCAGCGCTTTCATGGCATCCAGCCATCAAAGGCACGGGAGAAAGGCGCACCTCTCCGGTCTTTAGCCCCGCTGCATATTAAAGTATCACTGGAGGGTGGAAGCATGATGGATTACCGCATTGTTGAAAAGGCACCGTTCACGATCGTCGGTGTAAAGAGACCGTTCAATTCAGATACGAGTTACCAGGAAATCCCGAAATTCTGGGACGAGTGGCTGGCGCAGGGAGAGAACCGCCCGGTCATGGGGACATTCGGCATCTGCACAGACATGACGGGCAAGGACTTTGACTACTGGATCGCAGATCTCTATTTTCCCTGGGAGGACATCCCGGAGAGCTGTGAGACCCGGGTGATCCCCGGAAGCTTTTGGGCCCAGTTCCCATGCACGATCAGTACACTGCAGGACACGAATACCAGAATCTGGTCGGAGTGGCTGCCGTCGCTGAAGGGATATAAACTGGCAGGGGATTATGATATCGAGGTTTATCTGCCGCCGGAAGGGGATTCCGGGGAGATGAAGGTCTATATCTGGATCCCGCTGGAAAAGAAATAAGCCCTGCGGGGGACAGAAATGAAAGGTACCGGGACGGAAGGTCCGGTGCCTTTTTCAGCGGTCAACCATGGCAAGAAGCTATAGAACGAATCTATAGCTCTTTATTAATCCCCGGTATTAGACAAAAACCCATTGATATAGTAGATTAATGCCAACGCAAAAACGCGCAGCTTTAATTCAGAATTCAGAATGAAGAATTCAGAATTAAAGCTACTGATCCGGCAAGGAGGAAAGGACCATGAAGTGCAGGCATACGCTGAAGGCGGCACAGTTAAGCAGAAACCGAATGTGAATGTTTATTCATAATTCATAATGAAGAATCCGGATTCCGGGAAACATTCAAAAAAGTAATAAAGGAGAATAAATACAATGTCTGATATTAAGAATTCCGCCAACTGGTCCTTTGAAACCAAACAGCTGCACATCGGCCAGGAGCAGGCCGATCCCGCTACCGATTCCCGCGCGGTTCCGATCTACGCCACCGCCGCCTATGTTTTCCATAACGCCCAGCACGCCGCCGACCGTTTCGGACTGCGGGACGCCGGCAACATCTACGGCCGGCTGACCAATCCGACCCAGAGTGTGTTTGAAGAACGCATTGCTGCCCTGGAGAACGGTTCCGCTGCTCTGGCAGTTGCTTCCGGCGCTGCGGCTATCACCTATACGATCCAGGCACTGGCCAAGGCCGGGGAGCATATTGTGGCTTCCAAGACGATCTACGGCGGCACCTTTAACCTGCTGGAGCATACCTTGCCGCTGACTGCAGGCATTACCACCACATTTGTGGACCCGGATGAAGATGGCGCTTTTGAAGCGGCCATCCAGCCGAACACCAAGGCCCTGTATGTGGAAACCCTGGGCAACCCCAACAGCAATATCGCTGACATTGAAAAGCTGGCGAAGATTGCCCATGCTCATGGCATTCCGCTGGTGGTGGACTCCACCTTCGCGACACCTTACCTGGTAAGGCCTCTTGACTGGGGTGCCGATATTGTGGTGCACAGCGCGACAAAGTTCATCGGCGGCCATGGCACGGCCATTGGCGGCGTGATCGTTGAAGGCGGAAAATTCAACTGGAAGGAAAGCGGCAAGTATCCGTGGATCAGCGACGCGAATCCCAGCTATCACGGTGTCAGCTTCTATGATGTTGTCGGCCCCGCGGCCTTTGTGACTTACATCCGCGCGATTCTGCTGCGGGATACCGGTTCCACTCTGTCTCCCTTCCATGCATTCCTGTTCCTGCAGGGCCTGGAAACCCTGTCCCTGCGCGTGGAACGCCATGTGGAGAATACCCTGAAGATCGTGGATTACCTCAGCAAGCATCCGCAGGTGGAAGCGGTTCATCATCCGTCCCTGGAAAGCGAACCCAGCCACGCACTGTACAAGAAGTACTTCCCAAACGGCGGCGGCAGCATTTTCACCTTTGAAGTGAAGGGCGACAGTGAAACCGCCAAGAAGTTCATTGACAACCTGGCGATCTTCTCCCTGCTGGCCAACGTGGCTGACGTGAAGAGCCTGGTTATCCATCCCTTCACCACCACCCATAGCCAGCTGACCGAAGAGGAACTGCTGGACCAGGGCATCAAGCCCAACACGATCCGTCTGTCCATCGGCACGGAGAATGTGAAGGATCTGATCGCAGCGCTGGACGCCGCGTTCGAAGCAGTCAAATAAGCAAAAAAGAGATATGGCAAAGGGGTGCGGCTACTCCCGCATCCCTTCGTCATATCTGTGAATATACGCAGACTGGAGACAGAAACAATGGCCAAAACATATCAGACGAATAAAAAGGCGATCAGGCTCAGCCTTGCGATCCTGGCCGGGCTCATCCTCGGCGCGCTTTTCGGACTGGTGATGCCTGCCTGGGCGGAGCCGGTCACGAGCTTTATCAGTACGGTTTATCTTCACGGACTGACCATGATGATCTATCCGCTGGTTTTCTGCTCCCTGATCGTGGGCATCAAGGGAATCGGCAGCGTTTCAGCTACCGGCAGGGTGGGCGGACAAGCCCTCCTGTACTTTATCGGTACCACCCTGTTTGCCAGCCTGCTGGGCCTGTTCCTGCCCAAGGCGCTGAATATCGGTGCAGGCGTCGCGGTGGAAATGGCGGAGGCGGAGGTTCAGGCCGCAGAATTCACCAGTGTGCTCGATACGCTGAAAAATCTGATTCCGGCCAATCCGTTCGCATCCTTTGCCAACGGGAATATGCTGCAGGTGCTGGCATTCGCGATCATCATCGGCATCACCTGCCTGGTGCTCGGTCCCAAAGCGGAGCCCTTTGTGAAACTGTGCGAAGCGGTGGATCATATCTCCGTGAAAATCATTTCCGCCGTGATGTATACCACGCCTGTCGGCGTGTTCTGCTCCCTGGCCGGCACGGTGCATGTGAACGGGCTGCAGACCATTCTTTCGCTGGCTGCGGTGCTGGGCACACTGTATCTGGTGATGCTGCTGAATATTGTGATTGTATACGGTCTTGTCCTGGTTAAGGGAATCGGGAAATTCAGCCTGAAGCGCTTCTTTGTGACATCTCTTCCGGCAGCACTGAACGCTTTCGGCACGGCATCCTCCTCCGCGACGCTGCCGATCAGCAAACGCTGCACAGACGAGATGGAAGTGCCGAACGAAATATCCTCCCTGGCTTTGCCGCTGGGGGCGACAATCAATATGGACGCTGTGTCCATCGTGATGTCCTTCATGATTGTATTCTTCGCCAACGCAACCGGAACGGATCTGCCGTACGGACTGCTGGCAGTGGTGCTGCTGAGCAATACGCTGCTGAGCATCGGCGCGCCGGGAGTGCCGAACAGCGCCATCGCGTCCTTTGCGGCGCTGGCGGCGATTGCCGGACTGCCGGTCGGGATTATGGGCATGTATGTGAGTGTGAATATCCTGGTGGATGCGGGCGCCACCTGCTGCAATGTGCTGGGGGATATCGCCAGCGCGGTGGCCATGAAAAGAACATGCAGACTGCATCAGTGAGAAGAATTTGACGGATCAAAAAACGGCGGCGCAGGAATGTGCTGCCGTTTTAAACGTCGATCGGTTATTCATGCGTTTATGCATATGAATGCTCCCCTCCGTGTGACAGTTTTTTTGTTTCAGTGTTTCTCATGGAGCGGGCCTGTCATGAACCGCGTCCTGTGCGTTGTAAACAAAATGTAAAATATTCTGTAATTTGACGGCTTGTCGTTTTTTTATGGTAAAGTAATACAGAAAAGTATCAGGAAAACCAAAGAGGCGGTGACCAATATGAATGGTTCAATGTATCAGATGATGAAAATAGTGTCCTATGTGAAGAAAAGAATCAGAGAAGGCACAGAATCATCTTTAATAATGCCGGATAGTAATCGAAGCATATTCTTTGAATTTCTGGAAGAAGGGTTTCTTTTTGCAAAAAAAAATAAAACGGCAGCCAATGTACAGGACTGGTATAGGATCTTACAGCAGAAAAACATAAAAACTGTAAAGATGCATATTTCCGTCGCTAATAATGATCCCCGAATGGCAGGCTTTGCCAATGGAGAGGCGGAGGGCCTTGTGACAGCCTATGGGAAAGGAGCAGTTACCTACTGGAAACCGTCCTGGTCATATAACCAGGAAGCGCATGCGTGGGATATATGCTATAAGGAAATCCTTTGGGAAAACATGCGCATAGAGTACCTTGAACAGGAAGATGATCCGACAGATGATTTTAAAGAAGCACTGAAGAAAATTGAAACATTTGCCGATGAGATTGGGTTTGACCATTATGCCCGCGATTTCCGTGAAGCATATGAAATCCTGTGCGGAATAAAACCAGCTGATTATCCGAAATGGATGGAAAGAGACCGGCACTTATTCAATCCGGAAACTGCCCGGTTAGTATTAGCTGTTGAGAAAGCGGACGTATTCGGCGGAATGGGTTCCTGGAATGATTCACCTCCTTATTATGCGCATGATCGGGGAAGAGACGAGGAATATGATCAGGTAACATATGAACTGTATGTTCAGAGCCGGCGAGCGGCAATGTATGCGGTGAATCACTGAAAAAGAGAAGAAAACGGCCTGCGTTATGCAGGCCGTTTTGAGGTGAAAGTGAAAAGTCAAGCGTTGGCTTTCGAAGCTTTCCGGGCTTCGTAATCCTCCAGGGCGGACTTGATCGCTTCCTCCGCCAGAACGGAACAGTGGATCTTATGGGCGGGAAGACCGTCCAGGGCTTTGGTGACCGCCTGGTTGGTCAGCTTACCGACTTCAGAGAGGGGTTTGCCCTTGATCATTTCCGTGGCCATGGAGCTGGAAGCGATGGCGCTGCCGCAGCCAAAGGTTTCGAACTTGACGTCTTCCACAACATCGTCTTTGATCTTCAGGTACATCTTCATGATGTCTCCGCACTTGGCGTTGCCGACTTCGCCAACGGCATCAGCGTCCTCGATGACGCCGACATTACGGGGATGAAGGAAATGATCCATTACTTTTTCACTGTACAGTGCCATATGCTTTATCCTCCCGAATTACAGAATATAAGGTCTTTTGCCGTTTTGCAGATCCCGCCATACCGGTGAGAATCCGCGCAGGTAGGCGACAACATCTTTGACTGCGGAGATGATGTATTCCACATCCTCCGGGGTGTTCTCCCGGCCGAGCGTCAGCCGCAGGGAACCGTGGGCCACATCGTGGATCCGGCCGATGGCCAGCAGCACGTGGCTGGGATCCAGGGAACCGGAGGTGCAGGCACTTCCGGAGGAGGCACTGATGCCCTTTTCATCCAGCAGAAGGAGAAGGGATTCACCTTCAATGCCCTCAAAGCAGAAGTTGACATTGCCGGGCAGGCGTTTTTCAGCGTCTCCGTTCAGGGCGGAATGGGGGATCTCATTCAGCCCGGTGATCAGACGGTCCCGGAGGACGGTGAGACGGGCGGCCTCAGCTTCCCGTTCCGCAACGGTTTCCTTCAGGGCGGTTGTCATACCGACAATGCCGGGCAGGTTTTCCGTGCCTGCACGGCGGCCACGCTCCTGGGCACCGCCATCGATCAGCGACGTGAGCGGCACGCCCTTGCGGGCATACAGGAAGCCAACGCCCTTGGGACCATGGAATTTATGGGAGGAGGCGGAAAGATAATCAATGTTTTCCGCCTTTACATCAATGGCGAGCGGACCGACGGCCTGGACCGCGTCCGTATGGAAGAGCACCTGATGAGCATGGCAGACTGTACCGATCTCCCGGATGGGCTGGATTGTGCCGATTTCATTGTTGGCATACATGATCGTAACCAGGCAGGTATCCGGACGGATAGCTGCTTCGACTTCTTCCGGGCGGACGATGCCGTTCTCATGAACGGGAAGGAGGGTCACGTCAAAACCTTCCAGCTTCAGCGTGTTCAACGTGTGCAGCACGGCATGATGCTCAAAGGCGGAGGAAATGATGTGGGTCTTTCCTTTTTTCTTTCCGGCCAGGGCGGCGGAACGGATGGCCTGGTTGTCAGCCTCGGAACCGCCGGAGGTGAAATAGATCTCGCGAGGTTCCGCATTGATCACGGAGGCGACTTCCTCACGGGCCTTCTCCAGGGTTTCCTTAGCCAGCTGGCCGATCCGGTACAGGCTGGAGGGGTTGCCGTATTCTTCCTTCATACAGCGGGTCATGGCGTTGATGGCCGCCTCACTCATGGCTGTGGTCGCGGCATGGTCCGCGTAAATACTCATTTGGGCTGCTCCTTTGCTTGCTATTGCTTTAACAGCAGGAGAATTATATTTCCTTTTACCCACTATGTCAATAGGCAAAAAAAACAGAAGTACTTGACTGCCTACTAACCCTACGGTAAAATAGGTAATAATTGTTTTGGAAGGTGAGTGTATGATCTCCACGAAAGGACGTTACGCCCTGCGGGTAATGATTGATCTGGCGGAAAATGAAAAGGGACAGCCGGTTCCGCTGAAGGATATCGCGGAGAGGCAGGGAATCTCCAAGAAATACCTGGAGATCATTGTGAAGGAACTGGTGGAAGGGAAACTGGTGAAGGGCTCCAGCGGCAAGGGCGGCGGTTATGTGTTGCTGCGGAAACCGGAAGAGTATTCCATCGGGGAAATCGTGGAACGGATGGAGGGAACCCTGGCGCCGGTGGCCTGCCTGCAGAAGGACGCGGAAGAATGTCCGCGGTATGCCAGCTGCGTGACGCTGCCTTTGTGGCAGGAGCTGGATCAGCTGGTGCATGATTTCCTGTACCGGAAGAAACTGAGCGAGTTAGTGCCTAAAGCATAAAGCTTCAGGCACAGTGAGATGCTGCTTTCCTGCTTTCCAAATGACATGCGGAGACAAGAAATCACAAGAAAACACCCTTTGCTGAATCAGCAAAGGGTGTTAGTTTTATCAGTGGTGAGATACCGGTGAAGCGTTATCAGTCAGCCAGCGGCTCAGGCCTCTGTAAGCCTCCGCATAATTTCCTGATAGGCTTCTTCCACACCGCCCATATCGCGGCGGAAGCGGTCCTTGTCCAGCTTTTCGTTGGTCTCGCTGTCCCACAGACGGCAGGTGTCGGGGCTGATCTCATCGGCCAGGACGATGGTGCCGTCGGACAGGCGGCCGAACTCCAGCTTGAAGTCCACGAGGGTCACACCAACGTGCTTCCAGATGGCTTTCAGCTCTTCATTGACCGCGAAGGCATACTTTTTGATGGTCTCGATCTCTTCCTTTGTGGCGAGTTTCAGGGCCAGCGCGTGATACTCGTTGATCAGGGGATCGCCCAGGTCATCGTTCTTATAGGAGAACTCGATGGTCGGAGCGTCGAAAACGATGCCTTCCTCTACACCGTAACGCTTGGAGAAAGAGCCGGCAGAGATGTTACGGATGATGACTTCCAGCGGGACGATGGAAACTTTCTTAACGAGGGTTTCCCGCTCACTGAGTTCCTTTACGAAATGGGTGGGAATGCCTTTCTTCTCGAGCCGCTGCATCAGCAGGTTGCTCATGTGGTTATTGATAACACCCTTGCCCTGAATGGTACCTTTTTTCAGGCCGTTGAAAGCGGTAGCGTCGTCCTTGTAATCGACGATCAGCAGTTCGGGATCATCCGTGCTGAAAACCTTCTTGGCCTTTCCTTCATAAAGCTGTTCACCCTTGATCATGCCTGCGCCCTCCTGCGTGATTTTTTACGGGAGAATTATACTGCACAGGGGAAGAATGTCAAGGGTTCTGACGGTTCCTTCTTTGTATCATAGAGCACATTGGGGTATACTCAAACAATGTTAGAATCCGAAGGGAGAAAAATGACCGGAATGAACAAAAATGATCATGAACACAGGGGATTTATGCTGGATGTATGCCGGCATTTTATGCCCCTGGATGAAATTAAGAAACTGCTGCAGGCAGCGGCGGTGCTGAAGCTGAACAGGATGCACTGGCATCTGACGGATGACCAGGGCTGGCGGATCGAGATCAGGAAATATCCGCTGCTGACGGAAAAGGGCGCCGTGCGGGGAGACTCTTTTTTCGGTGGTACACCCGAAGCAGAACGGAACAGCGGATACTATACACAGGAGGAGATCCGGGACCTGGTGGCATATGCCAAAAGCCTTGGCATTGAGATCATCCCGGAGATTGAGATCCCGGGCCACGCGGCTGCCATGCTGGCGGCTTATCCGCAGTTTGGCTGCAGGCGCGGGAAGACGGGAAAGTGGGAAGAAAAAGTGGAGATCTCCGGCGGTATTTTTCCGGCGCTGGTCTGTGCGGGAAAAGAAGAGACGCTGGGCTTCCTGGAGGATATCCTGGATGAAGTAACGGAACTGTTTCCTTTTCCGGCGGTGCATATCGGCGGGGATGAGGCGCTGAAGTTCCGCTGGAGGCGGTGCCCGGACTGCCAGCGGCGAATCCGGGAAAAGGGACTGCAGTCCGAGGATGACCTGCAGCGGGATCTTCTGATGGAGGTCGGTGAATACCTGGCCGGAAAAGGACGGAAGACCATCGTATGGAACGACGTGCTGGCCGGCGGGCCGCTGCCGGCACACTTCATCGTGCAGCAGTGGATGGGCGGCCGGCAGGAGACTCTTGCCTTTATGCAAAGCGGCGGAACGGTGATCCGCTCGGATACAGACAGTTTCTACCTGGATTACTGCTATGGCAGGATCGACGTCAGGCGCATCCATGAAACACCCCGGATACCGGAATATGCCGTGGGACTGGAGAACAGGATCCTGGGAGTGGAATGCCCGCTCTGGACTGAACGGATAGCCAGCCTGGAACGGGCGGCATGGCAGCTGTTCCCGCGGCTGACGGCGGTGAGCGTGAAGATGTCAGGAGAGGAACTGCCATGGGAAACCTTCCGGGAAAAGGTGAAAGCACTGGAGGAGGAACGGGAAGCGATAACAGGATTGAAAGGCGCACCGGAGGAGCTTTGGGATATGGATCCGGATGCCGCGAAAGCAGACCGGCAGGCAGAGATTCAGACCATCTTTTCCGGAAAGGCGGAAGCGTATGAGCGGAAGGAACGGGAGATCGTTTCGCTGGATGCCGCGGAAAGGCTGGCGGAAAGCCTTGGGATTGACAGGGACTTTGTGCAGAAGGGCGGAGACAGCGTATGGGCGGAAATCCACGGGCAGGAAGAACCGGAGGATGACAACGGCGCCGGTATCCTGATCCGCCAGCTGATGATCGCGGCTGACAGCCGGCAATACGGCGCATGGAAAGATATTCCGGAAGAGATCTGGATGGATACAATGAAGTGTTTTTCAAGGTTCATTTCGGAACACAGGCGGTCCTACGGACGGGATGGATTTGACCGGTACGGATGGACCACACGGCAGATCGGAGCAAAGCTGTTCCGGATCGGTGAACTGGAATATGAGCTGACTGAAGATAAGGAAGGCCGGAAGGAGATCGGCCTGCATATACCATCGGACGCAAAGCTGGAGGCGGAAAGGATGAACGCTTCGCTGGAAAATGCGGACGCGTTTATCCGGGAACGGTTCCCGGAGTGGGCCGGCGCGCCGAAGACCTGTGAAAGCTGGCTGCTGTCGCCGGCGCTGAAGGACCTGCTGCCGGAGGGATCGAGGATCCTGCGGTTCCAGGAAGCTTTTGAACTGGAGGAAATTTATCCGGAAGATGACGCAGCGCTGGAATGGGTGTTTTACGTGGCCGAAGGACAACGAAAAGAACTGGATATCAGCAGACTGCCGGAGGACACCTCACTGCAGCGGAAAATGAAAGCGATGATCATGAAGGGCGGAAAACCGGGAGCGGGGAAAGGCATATTGCTTCAAAAAGCAAACAATACTTTTTGAAGCAGTGAAATGTTGACTTCGTCAACGTGAAATATTGTGCTTAGCACAATGTGAAATATCTGCTTCGCAGATGTGAAGTATTCGACTTCCGTCGAATGTGACGGTTACT of Aristaeella lactis contains these proteins:
- a CDS encoding cysteine desulfurase family protein encodes the protein MSIYADHAATTAMSEAAINAMTRCMKEEYGNPSSLYRIGQLAKETLEKAREEVASVINAEPREIYFTSGGSEADNQAIRSAALAGKKKGKTHIISSAFEHHAVLHTLNTLKLEGFDVTLLPVHENGIVRPEEVEAAIRPDTCLVTIMYANNEIGTIQPIREIGTVCHAHQVLFHTDAVQAVGPLAIDVKAENIDYLSASSHKFHGPKGVGFLYARKGVPLTSLIDGGAQERGRRAGTENLPGIVGMTTALKETVAEREAEAARLTVLRDRLITGLNEIPHSALNGDAEKRLPGNVNFCFEGIEGESLLLLLDEKGISASSGSACTSGSLDPSHVLLAIGRIHDVAHGSLRLTLGRENTPEDVEYIISAVKDVVAYLRGFSPVWRDLQNGKRPYIL
- a CDS encoding RrF2 family transcriptional regulator, encoding MISTKGRYALRVMIDLAENEKGQPVPLKDIAERQGISKKYLEIIVKELVEGKLVKGSSGKGGGYVLLRKPEEYSIGEIVERMEGTLAPVACLQKDAEECPRYASCVTLPLWQELDQLVHDFLYRKKLSELVPKA
- the purC gene encoding phosphoribosylaminoimidazolesuccinocarboxamide synthase, whose product is MIKGEQLYEGKAKKVFSTDDPELLIVDYKDDATAFNGLKKGTIQGKGVINNHMSNLLMQRLEKKGIPTHFVKELSERETLVKKVSIVPLEVIIRNISAGSFSKRYGVEEGIVFDAPTIEFSYKNDDLGDPLINEYHALALKLATKEEIETIKKYAFAVNEELKAIWKHVGVTLVDFKLEFGRLSDGTIVLADEISPDTCRLWDSETNEKLDKDRFRRDMGGVEEAYQEIMRRLTEA
- a CDS encoding family 20 glycosylhydrolase, with amino-acid sequence MNKNDHEHRGFMLDVCRHFMPLDEIKKLLQAAAVLKLNRMHWHLTDDQGWRIEIRKYPLLTEKGAVRGDSFFGGTPEAERNSGYYTQEEIRDLVAYAKSLGIEIIPEIEIPGHAAAMLAAYPQFGCRRGKTGKWEEKVEISGGIFPALVCAGKEETLGFLEDILDEVTELFPFPAVHIGGDEALKFRWRRCPDCQRRIREKGLQSEDDLQRDLLMEVGEYLAGKGRKTIVWNDVLAGGPLPAHFIVQQWMGGRQETLAFMQSGGTVIRSDTDSFYLDYCYGRIDVRRIHETPRIPEYAVGLENRILGVECPLWTERIASLERAAWQLFPRLTAVSVKMSGEELPWETFREKVKALEEEREAITGLKGAPEELWDMDPDAAKADRQAEIQTIFSGKAEAYERKEREIVSLDAAERLAESLGIDRDFVQKGGDSVWAEIHGQEEPEDDNGAGILIRQLMIAADSRQYGAWKDIPEEIWMDTMKCFSRFISEHRRSYGRDGFDRYGWTTRQIGAKLFRIGELEYELTEDKEGRKEIGLHIPSDAKLEAERMNASLENADAFIRERFPEWAGAPKTCESWLLSPALKDLLPEGSRILRFQEAFELEEIYPEDDAALEWVFYVAEGQRKELDISRLPEDTSLQRKMKAMIMKGGKPGAGKGILLQKANNTF